In a single window of the Montipora capricornis isolate CH-2021 chromosome 11, ASM3666992v2, whole genome shotgun sequence genome:
- the LOC138023486 gene encoding uncharacterized protein PF3D7_1120000-like: protein MGDTENKGKEGQITYYFPGKKVERSSDNSSPESEKPPAKSVKFAKSNMAELDEIWKVLNNIKENTNKLLEENKVIREQYNELQKSLEFHINKMEELATENKDLKRDVKSLKETLSKANQERDQLYADLGTAINQIDDLEQYTRKHNLEIHGIPEKTEENLAEQVIKLANALNVTIRSDNIDICNRMFTGRNVSKPRPIIVRFKSYRTKKELYGVRKSLKNQSMSQIFQGAGIVYINENLTRMRRQLFAKVWKRKKSEQWHSAWAMDGKIFMKLSIGDHPVRIYSQEDLDNI, encoded by the coding sequence ATGGGTGATAcggaaaacaaaggaaaggaagggCAAATAACTTACTATTTCCCAGGtaaaaaagtggaaagaagCAGTGATAATAGCTCTCCGGAATCCGAGAAGCCGCCTGCAAAATCTGTGAAATTtgcaaaatccaacatggcggaacTAGATGAGATATGGAAAGTTCTAAACAACATCaaggaaaacacaaacaaactgCTAGAAGAAAACAAAGTCATTCGTGAACAATACAATGAGCTTCAGAAGTCACTGGAGTTCCATATAAATAAAATGGAGGAGCTAGCGACTGAGAATAAAGATCTCAAGAGAGATGTGAAGTCCTTGAAGGAAACCTTAAGCAAAGCTAACCAAGAGCGGGATCAGTTGTATGCCGACTTGGGGACAGCGATTAATCAAATTGACGATCTCGAACAATACACCCGCAAACACAATTTGGAAATACACGGTATACCGGAGAAAACAGAGGAAAACCTAGCTGAACAAGTTATTAAACTGGCAAATGCTCTCAATGTTACCATTCGAAGCGATAATATCGACATTTGCAACAGAATGTTTACAGGCAGGAACGTAAGCAAACCCAGGCCGATTATTGTTAGATTCAAGTCATATCGCACAAAGAAGGAGTTATATGGAGTTCGCAAAAGTCTAAAGAATCAAAGTATGAGCCAGATTTTTCAAGGTGCTGGCATTGTGTACATTAACGAAAATTTGACAAGAATGCGCCGTCAACTCTTTGCAAAAGTCTGGAAGCGCAAGAAGTCGGAGCAGTGGCACAGTGCTTGGGCAATGGACGGTAAAATCTTTATGAAATTATCAATAGGTGACCATCCAGTTAGAATTTATAGTCAGGAGGATTTAGATAACATTTAA